A genome region from Coffea eugenioides isolate CCC68of unplaced genomic scaffold, Ceug_1.0 ScVebR1_2121;HRSCAF=3093, whole genome shotgun sequence includes the following:
- the LOC113756249 gene encoding uncharacterized protein LOC113756249: MEQSAAMSKMERRIQQLESIQQGRSQGQISPSSQRHTSQSSNAISRPIKVGDKVTIRSMVDSSKICAVGVVRNLDPTAEVGDIPLGSHWCEIHVNVPVENDEELMRPYHNFLKIGDAIGVAVAWPINLVILEEN, from the exons ATGGAACAAAGCGCTGCGATGTCAAAAATGGAGCGAAGAATTCAGCAACTAGAATCAATTCAACAAGGAAGATCACAAGGACAAATTTCGCCATCTTCGCAAAGACATACTTCACAGTCATCAAATGCTATTTCTCGGCCAATAAAA GTTGGGGATAAAGTTACAATAAGAAGCATGGTTGATTCGTCCAAAATTTGTGCTGTTGGTGTGGTTAGAAATTTGGATCCAACTGCTGAAGTTGGTGACATACCTTTGGGATCACATTGGTGTGAAATTCATGTGAATGTGCCTGTGGAGAATGATGAAGAGCTAATGAGGCCATACCATAATTTTCTCAAGATTGGAGATGCAATTGGAGTAGCTGTTGCTTGGCCAATAAACCTG GTGATTCTTGAAGAAAACTAA